From the genome of Epinephelus moara isolate mb chromosome 10, YSFRI_EMoa_1.0, whole genome shotgun sequence, one region includes:
- the LOC126396167 gene encoding GTP-binding protein REM 2-like: MPTDVPEDRLNTEEKAAKCDSMTLCSTPTVRRGSTPLPIKHQLRREEAVHDDCDWSSGAAGPSASPISFSPALDDTLTVAFEGRSDGPLRIALLGQNGVGKSSLALALAGDMDRTASVDSEGEGYVRTVTVDDEESTIIIYDNWRQDLSALQCEVCVLVFSVTDRRSFHRTAQLRLLLRETQPQTPIILVGNKSDLVRTREVTSQEAMSSATLFNCLYLEISASLDHRTPELLECVVRLARGQPPWPPGTSAEDMTGGGQRESMTSRAKRFLSSLVPRYQREREVGKFLRQKSRSCHDLGAL; the protein is encoded by the exons ATGCCGACAGATGTGCCCGAAGATAGGCTCAACACCGAGGAGAAGGCGGCCAAG tgTGACAGTATGACTCTGTGCAGCACCCCGACTGTTCGCAGAGGAAGCACTCCTCTGCCTATAAAGCACCAGCTCAGACGAGAAGAAGCCGTCCACGATGACTGCGACTGGTCGTCAGGTGCAGCTGGACCTTCTGCCTCGCCAATCAGCTTCAGCCCAGCCTTGGACGACACTCTGACTGTGGCTTTTGAGGGCAGATCTGATGGGCCTTTAAGGATCGCCCTGCTGGGGCAGAACGGCGTGGGGAAGTCTTCTCTGGCCCTCGCCCTCGCTGGGGACATGGACAGGACTGCATCTGTGGATTCTGAAG GGGAGGGTTACGTGCGCACAGTCACCGTGGATGACGAGGAGAGCACCATCATTATCTATGACAACTGGAGACAG GACCTGTCGGCTCTGCAGTGTGAGGTGTGTGTCCTGGTGTTTTCAGTGACTGACAGGCGTAGTTTCCACCGCACCGCTCAGCTCCGGCTTCTCCTGAGGGAGACTCAGCCCCAAACTCCCATCATCCTCGTCGGAAATAAAAGTGACCTCGTTCGCACACGTGAGGTTACCTCTCAAG AGGCCATGTCCAGCGCCACCCTCTTCAACTGTCTGTATCTGGAGATCTCTGCCTCTCTGGACCACCGTACCCCGGAGCTCCTGGAGTGCGTGGTGCGGCTAGCCAGGGGCCAGCCCCCCTGGCCCCCAGGGACCAGCGCGGAGGACATGACCGGCGGAGGCCAACGTGAGAGCATGACCTCCCGTGCCAAACGTTTCCTGTCCAGCCTGGTGCCCCGGTACCAACGAGAGCGAGAAGTGGGCAAGTTCCTGAGGCAGAAGTCCCGCTCATGCCACGACCTGGGGGCGCTGTGA